The Electrophorus electricus isolate fEleEle1 chromosome 4, fEleEle1.pri, whole genome shotgun sequence region ttGTGGTATATCCTagcctctactgatcttgtattcagagcttattcctgtgctgccatgattagtgcctccatgATGTtgttcaatccagccttttccagccattggtaggatttttccatatcagTCACTTACACTATTTGCTGTTGGTCATACCATGCAGaggtttatcctcccatgatggttcctgttcctcctcattcccatcctcctctggattctgctgtctgaggtattcactaagcacttcattaCTTGGGGCCATCTTCCAGGTGTACTCCTGAATCTGGGTTGTTTCAttctggatagtggctctgacactcactgGTCCTCTGTccccctccttccacttagtgtagTGCTGGATTTTgtatgaaaccctccatgcattgtgaggagtttcttTGTCCTTAtatcagtggcttctatctccccTTTGTCCAACTTATTATGCCAGaggggtatctgatgactggtagagcatagcccagatcttgttcttcctATTCAGCtaacttctcaggacttgcctcactttttgtaggtatttggctgtagctgctttccttgtggccttgTCATCATTCCCATttcctgtgggattccaaggtagcTGCCCTCAGCAGCTTTTATGATACCTTCTGGTAGTACAATCCCCTCTGTTCTAACTACTTTTCTTCTCCTTTCAAACATctgaccacacttatccagtccaaATAACATTCCAACATCATTGCTGTATATCTGTATTTTAGATCACAAAAGGGGTATGCATAAAGATTTTTGCTTAAATGTGGTTTGAAATCTTTGCTACCATTATATCTTGAAACTAAATGCTAGTTTTGACTTCTGCATAATTTCCTCAACCTTTGCAATACATAGAACTCACAAGAAGTCTTAACATGGCTGAACTGAGGAAGCTTCGAAGGCAGTTCATCAGTTATACCAAGATGCATCCTACAGAGAATATTGGACAAATAGCAAACATGTTTATACAGTACCTCAACAAGAGTATGCACTGATAAGTGCCATTAATAGGAGCCCGTGTGGgtgtaaaatatttgatttgGTAATCTAAGATGAACATAAGGTGAAGTCTTGGGGAGCTAAAGCGTGGGACTTGAAGCACTATACTAAAGAGATGGACCACTCCTTTAATTGTAACTTTCTGGAGTGGCCCAACACTagggttttattttatatttttgtttgttttgctaaaaGAGGTTCTGGTACCATTTCTTCCcaaattgtacatttttggTGGGTCttcactgtttctgtgtgtctgaagTCATGATCATGctgaaagaaaaatgagtgGATAGCCAAATGTGTCCAAGAtatcaaaactttaaaaaacaaacaacaaaatggtTTCTTCCTTTTAACTGTGTTAGTTTGGGCATGGATATATTATTGAATTAATTGTTATAAAGTGTTTTCtatgaaaataaagtaaatacTGACTGCCTAGACATATAGCTTCTTTTCTTAAGACTTTCACATAAAATCAACTTTCAATTCCTATTTCCTGGAGCCAGCCaaagattgattgattggtttcCTTTCTTCAGTCTTGGttcttattgtttgttttttccttggCACTGTCAAATTTGGATTGCTTGTCACTGATTCAGGAAAACACCACACAGCTCTGTATAGCTGCTTGGTAACATCTAAAGTAAAAatagactaaataaataaattaaaaaaccaTTAtacaaaacaactgaaaatgttttattagaatTTTATAACAAAATTAGAGAAAAGGAAGATGTAATGTGTATTCATCACCCCATACCACTTACTTTAgtcagtttaccaacagacCTGCCTCAGGCAGTGACCAGTGTTTTGCCAGTGTATATTTCCATTGAGATGTTAATCAATTGTATAAATGTTTACTCCTAACAAACTTGATAATCATGTCTTGTCACAGTATTGCCCTTACATTTTTGGGAAatgtattcctttttttttgctcatatGTAATACCTTTAATACATTATTGGGaatttatatttgtttcttttttcctaaAGGATGATGTATGATAATGGAACTATAACACTGGTCAGCAATGATTTTGCttacaacaaaaaatacatttatgtattttttaatgctgaatccaaatattttCAGACTTTCTCCCTCACCCATAGTATTTTTGTTCCAATATActcatgtcattatgtatagtgTGAAAGAGCAGTACCAAGGAAAGGGGTTCCCCTCTGTTGGcaggatgttcctgaggccaaatataggcaaaaatcaCAGTACATTTTAGAAGCAGGTCTGTACACATTTTGAACACAAGTGAATATTAACCCTATTTATGAATGATGTACAATTAATGTAAAACTGAATTTGCCAGTCacgttaaaaaaaataaacatgtaaaaaccttgtgattagaaatattttaaaaacatacaaattaatACTTTTAGGTGCAGCTATTTTAGtttgggaagcaaaaaaaaaaaaaaagttaatttatgttGTCCATTTAAGCACAAGCCCATACTCATATTTGgagggacccccccccccccctgcaaacattatgtaaaaataagatTCCACCCACTAGCTTTGTGCAATATTATGGTCTGATGGTGTTTCCATCTGTTGTGTTCTTGAAAGAGGCACTTATTTTAACAACTACCACTGCTGACTTGCTAATGTCTCCGATTTGCGGGGAAAGGTAGCTATAACGTCTGCATCATTTTGCACTGAAACTGTGGTTGTACTTATTTTTAGATGTACATACTATTGACAGTCTTACTAGCATATATCCATATACCTGAATGTCAAAATGTATCTCATAGCAGTCATAAGATTATAGGATTTATTGtattcatacatttacagaatatCAGATTACCaagtatgtttacattttttgtacagTATAGAAGGGTCAATCAAATGCTTTTGTGTAGGATCAGAGTTTCATCCCTCATATGAAGTGACCTACATTACCTGCATTGGTTTGCCATGAGTATATTTACTAAAGATTAATAAAGTGTTCAGTATTTCAATTAAAAAGGAAATGAAGATTCAGTTTTCAAACTTATGAAGACAATTTTTAATTAGTAACAAGATATCAATAATATTGTATGAACATATGCTATCATTTTATTCTAACTTGTATCATTAAGATTGTATTGCACTCTTTGGTTTTGTGTTTGCCTTCAGAAATTGCAACCACAGTCTAACGCGTTCTTGTCTGGTGAATAAAGATCATTACTAATCAATTTGAAGATTTCAATGTGAAGACTTAATGTTCTTAAACTTAGATCAGCAAGTACGACTCATGTGGATAGACTTGTGTTTTGACTACAGGTCCTACCACAAATACCAGGTACAGGGACAGTAAGCTATACAATTCATTTTAGCTGATGGCTTTACAATGATTTAGAAAATTTAGTGAGAAAGAACAGTTGATGGCATTTCCACTTaaaaatctgtgaaaaaaatatCCCACTCATCCATCTTTTTTGATAGCTTAGAttcctgtgattttttttccccccttctgcttcttctacttcttctgtttcttctcaATCTTTGCTTTATTTGACACCGTTTTACATATGCTGTTATATTTCTGACGGTCATTCCTGTGTAGACATGGTCAGTTCAGACACAGCTTGGGTAGCAAAAACTAACTCATTCATGCAGATCCGAAGTATAGGTTATTCATTGTGATGTAACTTCACTGATGGAGGAAGAAGAtggtatatactgtatagtcAGTAATGTATACCTGCTCATTTGAGTCTTGTTTCTGCAGCCCAGTCCTCCCTCCCAGTGGCTAGTGTGGTTTCCTCTAGTCAACAGCCCTCCACAGCCCACACATGGTCTGCCATTGCTGTATGGCTGTAAGAGAGTGGCACACAGCACAATCATAAACTACCTGCAAGTGCATGATGACCCATGGTCCATCAGTGTACGCTGACAAACCCAACAGCTGATTTGTGGTGATCGGACcctcccctgacacacacacacacacacacacacactcatttggTTTCATACATTACAGGCATGTGGGGTTGTACATATGTCATATATAAGCAACTATTTATATGTAATAAGAATTTCTTAAGTCCACCTCTCAACTCTGAAGTTAACCACAGtaagaaataaatgcttttgCCCCTCAtgtgttaaaaatgaaacatgaagcTTTTATAGAAAAGATCAATTTAGTTTATGCCTGATTTTCTCTAGTATTGATATACATTTTTGtactgaaaatgttgaaaaataagTACATGCTCATGCATATGTCTGTTTAGACTGAAATTCTTTGCAACACTGTCCTGTTCCATTGTTACCCATTCACCTGAGAGTAGTGGTCACCCTCTTCAACAGCATCCAATCTGCCAAGCTCACCTGCTCTTTAGCACAGTAGCCGCAGATCATCCTAGTTGCCAGCTCCATGAGATGATCCTGGTCCTCATCATGGCACAGATCACAAGGGTAAGACCTGCCACAGCACGGGAACCTGGCAGGAAGAAACATTCAACCTCCAGCAGTGGAATGTTGTGATGTTTGCTTCCATCATTTAATAATtgtccattgtttcattattctcttcattacttgttcattattaatttgcattattcctCAGTCAATTCACTTTCATGTTGCTCACCTCGTGTTTagtgtaaacaaattgttaaccactcCTTACTATGTTTACTAGAAACCTTATATGAACCAATTCAACAACATATATTAAACTGAGTAGTTTGTAACTTCAAGAAACTAGGAAAGAAACTAAACTGACTATCCAATCGCTTCACCACAGGATTTTACTGAAACTAAGCTAGTAGCCTCTCGCTTAGCTCGAGTGTCTTGTTGCTTTAGTTCATTcctttgattgtttttgtttaatttcttatcTTTAGTTTGTATTAATTGGAATTCACTCTTCACAGCCTATACTTGTGATCAAGCAAACACGTCTTCTTGTGTTGACTGAGACTGAAGTTTCATCGTATAGATCGTATAGCCAGCGATCTAGAATTGTCATCAAAAGCAAGGACAGGCCACCTAACCACTGATCCCAAGATTCTGCTTCTGAAAGGCCTACCGGAAAAGGCCTATGACTCTCTAACTGAGCCAGCTCTGGAAATCCAATCCTGTGGATCAAGAAAGCCTGATTGCTTCAGTGTTATTGCCCTACATCACTCACACAAGGCTGAGCCAGCAACACTACGGAAAAATGGACACTGTCAGTGCCATCTAAAAGGCTTGACATGGTCGAGCCCAATGATTTGCAAGGACAGGTATGTCCTAATACCAGATGACCTCTGTTTTCAGTTCTGAGAACTCCTACACATTCAGGAGGCTATTTTGTGAGTGAAAAAACCTTTGCCCAGTCATACCACACATTGTCACATGTCAGAGTAAATGGCTATAAATTTTCATTGACTCATAATGACAAGCCTTTTTAAACAACTTCTGTGCAGTTAGAGATGCAATGAAAATTCTAGTGCTGTGTGGCAGCCATTCAATTCCACTGCAATCTATATAGTAAATGCATTCCAAAAGTCACTGTTCATCTTTGACACTAGAAATCAAGAGAAAACTGAAGCTGCAGTAAAGACAAAAAATCCAGGATCACACAAAATTGTTGATGTGAAGATGTCACTTATCATAATGGCCCCAATATTTAAACCAATCAATTAATGCTTGAGATCTCTGAAGCTTAAACAGAGAGGAATCATTTAATAATGAAAGAACTCCAGaccataaaatacaataaaacattgaTGGTTTGTAATAATCTCTCTTTATATtagtattaaattatattataataaatatttaccttAGCCAACGGTGACTTTGTCTGAAGTGCTTGCAGGCACCTTTCTCAGGAAGAGGCTTTCCTCGCTGAACTGCAGGATCTCGTATATGCTGACTATACTGAGAAGAGGCCTGCTGTcctgtaaaaattaaaaaaacaaaacaaaacacaacataagCTAAAAGCAATCATCATGAGCACAATCAAACATGTTACAGCTATAAACTCTATAACTTTTATAGAGctgaaaactatttttaaaaatgtacatacagAAATAATGTGTAAAATGCTATTTAccaatgtcattttaaaagtgtcACTATTCATAATCAGTCTTAGACTGATAGGTCACACAAGAACACGATGCGTTTGCCATAaaattataaagaaataaatataaataaaatggttcATGTATATGAGGAGTGAAACTTTAGGAACAAACACTAAACCTGTCTCATTTCTGGCCTTAGGCTGGATGTATTGAAAGCATGTGGCTTCCACAAAGATGCTGAGTTTGCTGTGGCAGTGCTGGCAATTTATTTCCTTGTTCTGACCATAGGACAGACTCTAACatcagaaacaaagagaaagagagatcaaggcaaaatttaaataataacaattaaaaaataactgtATTATTAGATGATGTGTATTATTCTCCCATGCAAATTAACCCAGTCTTGATATAAAATGCGTTGACCCCAAGAATAGTCTAAAATTCTTGCATGTATAATCAAAATCTCTAATGTGTGAGCCATGTACTTGTGTACAGATAAAACACTGCTTAGGTGTACATGTGCACTAGGAATCTAGCGACTCGGACTATATGTCTTTGAAATAAACAGAGTGTAAATTGAGGGTCCTCTTCCAACCTGAAGAGTTTCCTCTTGGTTGCAAGAGAGGCAGCCGATGATCAGCTGGCAGTCCTGCAGCACCAGGTCTACAGGCACGGCTGTGTTCAGGTCCAGATAACCCAGCACATTGCTGTAGTGGTGGAGCATGCTGGGTCTGAACGCAGCTCTGATTCCTGCTCCACACTTCTCACACTGGGCCGTGCATGTCAGCTGTCCGCTCAGGgtcaggtcagaggtcaccttACACCTAGCACGCAGGGCCAAGTGTGAGTCCCCATTCCCCATTTCTCAAGCCATGGCTCCAACCATATTAGTGTTTTTGGATAAAGCCTTCCTTCAAGGTTAAATGTCACCCAGACTATCTAATACAATTGTTTAAGAACATACAGGTCAACATGCAGGGTTGTAGGTGTCAAATCGATGAGGATGGCCAGGCCTAGCAGTTACCTATTGCACTGCAAGGAAACAGTGATGAGTTTTGCCACCACAGTAGCTGTTCCCTCTCCCAGCCTCAAGCCCAAGAGCTTGACCTCGGTGCCACGGCGAGGTGCACTGGTTTTGATGTTCTCCACGGACAAGCTTTTGCCCCCCTCACTGCTGCAGAGTCTGAGCGGCTCGctctcatcttcttcttcttcctcctcctcctctgattTTGAGCCCACTACCAGTGGGAGCCCAGACAGTGAGGCCTCAGGATGGTCAGATGAAGGCCCAAGTAGAGACGTTTTACACAGCGCCACCTGGAGCTGCTCATAAGGGACAAACTGTATGCCGGCTCTCTCCAGGTCAATGTCCGTTTTCAACTGGAAGTACAGGTCAGAACAATGAGTGCATTCCATTATCTCCAAAAATGCCCTCTGAAATTGGTAGTAttttcaattattattaaatttctTTAGTAGTGGTACAATTTAACACAATACAGCTTGAaaggtggtagtagtagtagtagtagtagtagtaataataataataataataataataataataatatttgtaaAGTGCCCTTCCAGAGCTCAATATCACTTCATTAGACCTCATTATATATAAACTCTCTTAACGGG contains the following coding sequences:
- the si:dkey-24l11.2 gene encoding uncharacterized protein si:dkey-24l11.2 encodes the protein MQDEWSVGLAEDSGRQTSQPPAGPTQRLCRFFSQGRHCQYGKRCRFLHQRTVPSAALMGLENRPESGPGHVNKESHADTCSSDPQLQSVMCGGSGKEDYLRLPPPRATPNRQVRVQRPCRYFMSGFCAMEERCRFRHPQFSLVEDGPPPKPREGSSPGARPSVSRPPAVPDQVRLADLTAETSKTLRDMEITQLMKRFPSDKLIVQEREDGQLTYYRVTVEATDPDWPFDLKEIDIMVSFPDGYPQEVFTIDVPEDQNLPSVMGRHVQLASQDWLQAKHATNQLLGRLELLFRPYLRWLDRSMERLFTEGARQLKTDIDLERAGIQFVPYEQLQVALCKTSLLGPSSDHPEASLSGLPLVVGSKSEEEEEEEEDESEPLRLCSSEGGKSLSVENIKTSAPRRGTEVKLLGLRLGEGTATVVAKLITVSLQCNRCKVTSDLTLSGQLTCTAQCEKCGAGIRAAFRPSMLHHYSNVLGYLDLNTAVPVDLVLQDCQLIIGCLSCNQEETLQSLSYGQNKEINCQHCHSKLSIFVEATCFQYIQPKARNETGQQASSQYSQHIRDPAVQRGKPLPEKGACKHFRQSHRWLRFPCCGRSYPCDLCHDEDQDHLMELATRMICGYCAKEQPYSNGRPCVGCGGLLTRGNHTSHWEGGLGCRNKTQMSRNDRQKYNSICKTVSNKAKIEKKQKK